From one Anabas testudineus chromosome 21, fAnaTes1.2, whole genome shotgun sequence genomic stretch:
- the LOC113173174 gene encoding gamma-crystallin M2-like isoform X1 yields the protein MGKIIFYEDKNFSGRHVECSNDCADLMCLLSCCNSIQVESGCFMIYEKPNYNGSQYYLSRGEYPDFHHWMGVSDSVSSCRLIPTEPGSFNMRLYERIEFGGQVMDLDEDCPSIMDRFHAKGIFSCHVTNGNWLFYEHPNYLGRMYLIRPGEYKRFSEWGGRSARVGSIRRIMDY from the exons ATGGGGAAG ATTATTTTCTATGAGGACAAGAACTTCTCCGGGCGTCATGTTGAGTGCAGCAATGACTGTGCAGACTTGATGTGCCTCCTCAGCTGCTGCAACTCCATCCAGGTGGAGAGCGGCTGTTTTATGATTTATGAAAAACCCAATTACAATGGGAGCCAATACTACCTGAGCAGAGGGGAGTATCCAGACTTCCATCACTGGATGGGCGTCAGTGACTCTGTCAGCTCCTGCCGCCTCATCCCCACG GAACCTGGATCATTCAACATGCGCCTGTATGAGCGGATCGAGTTTGGAGGTCAAGTGATGGACCTGGATGAAGACTGCCCCAGCATCATGGACCGCTTCCACGCAAAAGGCATCTTCTCCTGTCATGTCACCAACGGCAACTGGCTCTTCTATGAGCACCCGAACTACCTGGGAAGGATGTATCTGATTAGGCCTGGAGAGTACAAGAGGTTCAGCGAGTGGGGCGGCAGGAGCGCCAGGGTTGGCTCCATCAGGCGCATCATGGACTACTGA
- the LOC113173409 gene encoding gamma-crystallin S-1-like, protein MRCLVFLHQIIFYEDRNFGGRYYECMSDCADLHSMFNRCRSIRVESGMFIIYDRPDYMGNQFFMRRGEYSDYLGMTGMNDCVRSCRMIPLHTGSFRMRLYEHFDMGGEMMELMEDCPNLMERFRMYNFNSCNVMDGHWLLYEHPHYRGRHYYLRPGQYRSFSEWRGNSSRIGSIRRLMDL, encoded by the exons ATGCGCTGCCTTGTTTTCCTCCATCAGATCATCTTCTACGAGGACAGGAACTTTGGAGGCCGTTACTATGAGTGCATGAGCGACTGTGCTGACCTGCACTCCATGTTCAACCGCTGCCGCTCCATCCGGGTGGAGAGTGGCATGTTTATAATCTACGACCGTCCTGACTACATGGGAAACCAGTTCTTCATGAGGAGGGGAGAATACTCTGACTACCTGGGCATGACAGGCATGAATGACTGTGTCAGGTCCTGCCGCATGATCCCCTTG CACACCGGCAGCTTTAGAATGAGGCTGTACGAACATTTCGACATGGGCGGGGAGATGATGGAGCTGATGGAAGACTGCCCCAACCTCATGGAGCGTTTCCGCATGTACAACTTTAACTCTTGCAACGTGATGGACGGCCACTGGCTGCTGTATGAGCATCCCCACTACAGGGGACGTCACTACTACCTGAGGCCCGGACAGTACAGGAGCTTCAGCGAGTGGAGGGGCAACAGCTCCAGGATCGGCTCCATCAGGCGCCTAATGGATCTCTAA
- the LOC113172939 gene encoding gamma-crystallin M2-like, translating to MHPHFSRCNSIKVESGCWVLYEKPNYTGYQYVLTRGEYPDYQRWMGYNDTIRSCRTFSYTSEGPYRIRIYERPNFQGQMMEFSEDCESVQDHFRSRDIYSCNVMDGYWTLYEHPNYHGRQYFMRPGEYRKFSDWGATCATTGSFRRITEF from the exons ATGCACCCCCACTTCAGCCGCTGCAACTCCATCAAGGTAGAGAGCGGCTGCTGGGTGCTGTACGAGAAGCCCAACTACACCGGCTACCAGTACGTCCTGACCAGGGGGGAGTACCCAGACTACCAGCGCTGGATGGGCTACAACGACACCATCCGCTCCTGCCGTACCTTCTCTTAT ACTAGTGAGGGCCCCTACCGCATACGCATCTATGAGCGGCCCAACTTCCAGGGCCAGATGATGGAGTTCAGCGAGGACTGTGAGTCTGTGCAGGATCATTTCCGCAGCCGTGACATCTACTCCTGCAACGTCATGGATGGATACTGGACCCTGTACGAGCACCCCAACTACCACGGCCGGCAGTACTTCATGAGGCCCGGAGAGTACCGCAAGTTCAGTGACTGGGGGGCAACCTGTGCCACTACCGGGTCCTTCCGCAGAATCACAGAGTTTTAA
- the LOC113173718 gene encoding gamma-crystallin M1 — MGKIVFYEDRNFQGRSYECMSDCSDMSSYLSRCQSCRVESGCFMVYERPNYMGQQFFLRRGEYHDMQRMMSMGMMFDSIRSCRMIPYHRGPFRMRIYERENFGGQMYELMDDCDNIMDRYRMSDCMSSHVMDGHWLMYEQPHYRGRMMYLRPGEYRSFREMGMSGMRFMSMRRITDMC, encoded by the exons ATGGGCAAG ATCGTGTTCTACGAGGACAGGAACTTCCAGGGTCGCTCCTATGAGTGCATGAGCGACTGCTCTGACATGTCCTCCTACCTGAGCAGGTGTCAGTCCTGCAGGGTGGAGAGTGGCTGCTTCATGGTCTACGAGCGCCCCAACTACATGGGTCAGCAGTTCTtcctgaggagaggagagtacCATGACATGCAGCGCATGATGAGCATGGGAATGATGTTCGACTCCATCAGATCCTGCAGAATGATTCCCTAT CACAGAGGTCCATTCAGGATGAGGATCTACGAGAGGGAGAACTTCGGGGGTCAGATGTACGAGCTGATGGACGACTGTGACAACATCATGGACCGCTACCGTATGTCCGACTGCATGTCCTCCCATGTGATGGACGGCCACTGGCTGATGTACGAGCAGCCCCACTACAGAGGCAGGATGATGTACCTGAGGCCCGGAGAGTACAGGAGCTTCAGGGAGATGGGAATGAGCGGCATGAGGTTCATGAGCATGAGGCGCATCACTGACATGTGCTAG
- the si:dkey-57a22.15 gene encoding beta/gamma crystallin family protein → MGKIIFYEDKNFQGRSYECSNDCTDLHSYFSRCNSIRVESGCFMIYERPNFMGHQYFMRRGEYPDYQRWMGFSSCIRSCRMIPMYRGSYRLRIYEKPDFSGHMMEFMDDCPCVSDRFHHRHVYSSNVMNGYWIFYEYPNYRGRQYFLRPGEYRRYRDWCATCAIVGSFRRVTEF, encoded by the exons ATGGGCAAG ATTATCTTTTACGAGGACAAGAACTTCCAGGGTCGGAGCTATGAGTGCAGCAACGACTGCACAGACCTTCACTCGTACTTCAGCCGCTGCAACTCCATCAGGGTGGAGAGCGGCTGCTTCATGATCTATGAGCGACCCAACTTCATGGGCCATCAGTACTTCATGAGGAGGGGAGAGTATCCAGACTACCAGAGGTGGATGGGCTTCAGTAGCTGTATCCGCTCGTGCCGGATGATTCCAATG TATCGAGGCTCCTACAGATTGCGCATCTACGAGAAGCCTGACTTCAGTGGTCACATGATGGAGTTCATGGATGACTGTCCCTGTGTGTCTGACCGTTTCCACCACCGCCATGTCTACTCCAGTAATGTTATGAATGGCTACTGGATCTTCTATGAGTACCCCAACTACAGAGGCAGACAGTACTTCCTGAGACCTGGGGAGTACAGGAGGTACCGCGACTGGTGCGCCACCTGCGCCATTGTCGGCTCCTTCAGGAGGGTCACCGAATTTTAG
- the si:dkey-57a22.11 gene encoding shugoshin_C domain-containing protein isoform X1: MLPVKTVTPLQTSKQTSAAASKIKNKILNTSSFFKVSLKTNNKALALALEAQKERSRQLEREIVNLQKQVEALCFELATRKYKDRKLLLVLKNLHSNTIQHFDIVADLFSDSDLCKPFKDNKSLFGAIFKENAPLSRLTQQVPPQPDTSAELLEVPPKNFEENTFSTQSGPRMTQDNTEDKKRHSSQHLQARLPGASRQSSSLRDEVERLSMIFSEPGFDMSYAPDPQNTQTPSDEKSSPCLTDDLRPPSDSVVGSETELGNKPEKTVLLNTTMEMTLSNAAEIMTVETQVKKTGRCGKMKSKKNKDQEASWSVVKDSDQVDSTDTAFQTDDRALEENTATESSIITHPSPKTLCKSVLTSRIPKLSLKSEAGNNQKKVKNKFKSRDPTKSKTESRDIFLPKSDDYFTDPDKDTTEEAVSKITCRRSRTKGRRMSSLSRKTFITLPTHERESSPSKLDPLHNEAEEVANAACQNQGLPGEFLICADEMTPGEVEHEGKLSSHARDMAKSGGSHSSRCRGTFVISVGTDSISSNSVSPVKDAVQQESVSGAGSNCEAEESSTLINGSIIRDFSELNPQRHSKRSFAEDAQSSCKRPWVATQDLKSFQEDLGSNENHGELLLDQDCSSDTEFQQTKKPRREETSRSSKKKAVRRGDEEGCDVIDDKKKKNRRNKDYKPKDESCSVQEPGDVSSLSGIGSERNEEYVEDLETVDSQPYIRGKDDIFEHLSDSKPTRSKSRMDLNPKPCRKKSKLHTSTETRNPRETFVVYRRKTQDRVSHNRTRTSPVSDVHSDDAVHQDLGDLLMDEMPPWLAIDVSTAETEAASLLASPTRETLGAAAVTEEPDAATTETTPVATGRVLTSLTNTITASDSENGGRTRRRNGVVSYKEPPLNSKIRRGDKFTDSMFLSSPVFKDGKKKKRQKKAVKEPTLESSVLVD; encoded by the exons ATGTTACCTGTGAAGACAGTGACACCTTTACAAACTTCCAAGCAGacttcagctgcagcatcaaagATCAAAAATAAGATTCTCA acacctcctccttcttcaaAGTATCTTTGAAGACAAACAATAAGGCCTTAGCTCTTGCTTTGGAGGCCcagaaggagaggagcagacagctggagagagagattGTTAACCTGCAGAAACAAGTGGAGGCTCTGTGCTTTGAACTGGCCACCAGGAAATACAAAGACAGGAAACTG cTCCTCGTCTTGAAAAATCTCCATAGCAACACTATACAGCATTTTGACATAGTGGCTGACCTCTTCTCTGACAGT GATCTCTGCAAACCATTTAAAGATAACAAGAGCTTATTTGGTGCCATCTTTAAGGAAAATGCTCCACTTTCAAG ACTTACACAACAGGTACCTCCTCAGCCAGACACGTCAGCAGAATTGTTGGAAGTACCCCCAAAAAACTTTGAAGAGAACACATTCTCTACACAGAGTGGGCCCAGAATGACCCAAG ATAACACAGAGGATAAAAAGAGACATTCAAGTCAGCATCTACAAGCTCGTCTGCCAGGAGCATCCCGTCAATCCAGCAGCCTAAGGGATGAAGTAGAGAGGCTGTCGATGATATTCTCTGAGCCAGGGTTTGATATGAGCTATGCCCCCGATCCTCAGAACACTCAAACCCCCTCAGATGAAAAATCCAGTCCCTGTCTCACTGATGATTTGAGGCCTCCCAGTGACTCAGTTGTGGGCAGTGAGACAGAACTTGGAAACAAGCCAGAGAAGACTGTGCTTCTGAATACAACAATGGAGATGACGCTGAGTAATGCTGCTGAAATTATGACTGTAGAGACCCAGGTAAAAAAGACAGGCCGCTGTGGCAAAATGAAAAGCAAGAAGAATAAGGACCAGGAAGCATCTTGGTCAGTTGTGAAGGACTCAGATCAGGTTGATTCCACTGACACAGCGTTTCAGACTGATGACCGTGCACTAGAGGAAAATACAGCCACAGAATCATCAATTATCACACATCCTTCACCTAAAACATTGTGCAAGAGTGTTCTCACCTCACGCATTCCCAAACTGAGTCTGAAGTCTGAGGCTGGCAACAATCAGAAAAAAGTGAAGAACAAATTCAAATCCCGGGATCCAACCAAGTCAAAGACAGAGTCCCGTGACATATTCTTACCAAAATCTGATGATTATTTCACAGATCCTGATAAAGATACTACAGAAGAAGCAGTATCCAAAATCACATGTAGAAGGTCCAGGACTAAAGGCAGAAGGATGTCTTCACTCTCCAGGAAGACATTTATCACTTTACCAACTCATGAAAGGGAGAGCAGTCCTTCCAAGTTGGACCCGCTCCATAATGAAGCGGAAGAAGTAGCAAATGCAGCATGCCAGAATCAAGGACTGCCTGGAGAGTTCCTGATTTGTGCAGATGAAATGACGCCTGGAGAGGTAGAACATGAAGGAAAATTATCCTCTCATGCCCGTGACATGGCGAAATCTGGGGGAAGTCACAGTTCGAGATGCAGAGGGACATTTGTTATCTCAGTGGGCACAGACAGCATCTCATCAAACAGTGTGTCACCAGTAAAGGATGCTGTACAGCAAGAATCTGTTTCTGGAGCAGGATCCAACTGTGAGGCAGAAGAATCCTCAACACTCATCAATGGAAGTATCATACGTGACTTTTCGGAATTAAATCCACAGAGACATAGCAAGAGAAGCTTTGCTGAGGATGCACAGAGCTCCTGTAAGCGCCCCTGGGTGGCCACTCAGGATTTAAAGAGCTTTCAAGAGGACTTGGGTAGCAACGAGAACCATGGCGAATTGCTGCTCGACCAAGACTGCTCTTCAGACACAGAGTTTCAGCAAACTAAAAAACCCAGGAGAGAAGAAACGAGTCGATCCAGCAAGAAGAAAGCTGTGCGGAGGGGGGACGAGGAGGGCTGTGACGTTATAgatgacaagaaaaagaagaatagaagaaaCAAAGACTATAAACCCAAGGATGAATCATGTTCTGTTCAGGAGCCTGGTGATGTCTCATCTCTCTCTGGCATTGGTtcagaaagaaatgaagaatATGTAGAAGACTTAGAAACGGTTGACTCACAGCCTTACATCAGGGGAAAGGACGACATCTTTGAGCACTTATCTGATTCAAAACCCACCAGGTCAAAGTCCAGGATGGATTTGAATCCAAAACCGTGTAGAAAGAAATCCAAGCTCCACACATCTACAGAAACTAGAAATCCAAGAGAGACGTTTGTTGTCTATAGGCGGAAAACTCAAGACCGTGTTTCACATAATCGTACGAGGACATCTCCTGTGTCAGACGTCCACAGCGATGATGCTGTTCATCAGGACCTGGGAGACCTGCTGATGGATGAGATGCCGCCCTGGCTGGCCATAGATGTCAGCACTGCTGAAACTGAGGCGGCCTCTTTACTCGCTAGTCCAACCAGAGAGACGCTgggtgcagcagcagtgacCGAGGAGCCTGACGCTGCCACAACTGAAACCACTCCAG tTGCAACAGGAAGAGTCTTAACATCACTGACCAACACTATTACAGCCTCAGACAGTGAAAACGGTGGGAGAACCAGGAGGAGGAACGGTGTTGTCAGTTACAAGGAGCCGCCCCTCAACAG CAAAATCAGACGTGGAGATAAATTCACGGACAGCATGTTTCTGAGCTCCCCGGTGTTTAAGgatggaaagaagaagaagaggcagaaGAAGGCTGTGAAGGAGCCGACACTGGAAAGCTCTGTTCTTGTTGACtga
- the LOC113172938 gene encoding uncharacterized protein C2orf80: MEAKQLKRDVEALIDDYIGQRLREKSFDPKGKGTSTVLDDLAHYDLAVSVAFWWLDSKKETEVPDGDDIGATHSLGCCQYPNRFEREAMILSSFAGIIMNSLPVKEILALYRCRPAASFPNQQSKGVIVYPFTLSYHPFAMLGSYKAVHHSKKHNLKLKRWKSEREKASAPPAPASVQSPSSSSSSSGSFLSDSSESHEDRAQHYEGSQESLQD; encoded by the exons ATGGAAgcaaagcagctgaaaagaGATGTTGAGGCCCTGAT tgATGATTACATTGGGCAGAGACTCAGAGAAAAGTCTTTTGATCCAAAGGGGAAGGGGACCTCCACAGTGCTGGATGACCTG GCTCACTATGATCTTGCCGTCAGTGTTGCCTTTTGGTGGTTGGAcagcaagaaagaaacagaagttCCTGACGGAGATGACAT TGGAGCAACACACAGCTTAGGATGTTGTCAGTACCCTAATCGCTTTGAACGGGAGGCTATGATCCTGTCATCCTTTGCTGGGATCATTATG AACAGTTTGCCAGTGAAGGAAATCTTGGCTCTGTACAGATGTAGACCAGCGGCTTCATTCCCCAACCAGCAGTCTAAG GGTGTAATTGTCTACCCCTTCACTCTGTCCTACCATCCGTTTGCCATGCTCGGCTCTTACAAGGCCGTGCACCACTCCAAGAAGCACA ATCTGAAGTTGAAAAGATGGAAATCTGAGAGGGAGAAGGCGAGTGCTCcacctgctccagcttcagtgcagtctccatcatcatcttcctcatcgTCTGGCTCCTTCCTCAGT GACAGCAGTGAGAGTCATGAGGACAGAGCTCAGCACTATGAGGGTTCACAGGAGTCTCTGCAGGACTGA
- the LOC113173174 gene encoding gamma-crystallin M2-like isoform X2, whose product MDNTGQIIFYEDKNFSGRHVECSNDCADLMCLLSCCNSIQVESGCFMIYEKPNYNGSQYYLSRGEYPDFHHWMGVSDSVSSCRLIPTEPGSFNMRLYERIEFGGQVMDLDEDCPSIMDRFHAKGIFSCHVTNGNWLFYEHPNYLGRMYLIRPGEYKRFSEWGGRSARVGSIRRIMDY is encoded by the exons ATGGATAACACAGGACAG ATTATTTTCTATGAGGACAAGAACTTCTCCGGGCGTCATGTTGAGTGCAGCAATGACTGTGCAGACTTGATGTGCCTCCTCAGCTGCTGCAACTCCATCCAGGTGGAGAGCGGCTGTTTTATGATTTATGAAAAACCCAATTACAATGGGAGCCAATACTACCTGAGCAGAGGGGAGTATCCAGACTTCCATCACTGGATGGGCGTCAGTGACTCTGTCAGCTCCTGCCGCCTCATCCCCACG GAACCTGGATCATTCAACATGCGCCTGTATGAGCGGATCGAGTTTGGAGGTCAAGTGATGGACCTGGATGAAGACTGCCCCAGCATCATGGACCGCTTCCACGCAAAAGGCATCTTCTCCTGTCATGTCACCAACGGCAACTGGCTCTTCTATGAGCACCCGAACTACCTGGGAAGGATGTATCTGATTAGGCCTGGAGAGTACAAGAGGTTCAGCGAGTGGGGCGGCAGGAGCGCCAGGGTTGGCTCCATCAGGCGCATCATGGACTACTGA
- the LOC113173151 gene encoding gamma-crystallin S-1-like isoform X2, with translation MGKIIFYEDRNFQGRSHECSSDCADLHSYFNRCNSIRVESGCFMIYERPNYMGNQYYLRRGEYSDNQRMIGINDCVRSCRMIPQVGSYRVRLYERFDMSGQMHELVDDCPNLQDRLSMSDFNSCNVMDGHWLLYDQPNYKGRVYYLRPGEYRRYSDWGGVSPRVGSIRRITDFN, from the exons ATGGGAAAG ATCATATTTTACGAAGACAGAAACTTCCAAGGGCGCTCTCATGAGTGCAGCAGCGACTGTGCCGACCTTCACTCCTACTTCAATAGGTGTAACTCCATCAGGGTGGAGAGTGGCTGCTTCATGATTTATGAGAGGCCCAACTACATGGGCAACCAGTACTACCTGAGGAGAGGGGAGTACTCTGATAACCAGCGCATGATTGGCATCAACGATTGTGTCAGATCTTGTCGCATGATCCCCCAGGTAG GCTCCTACAGGGTGAGGCTTTACGAACGCTTCGACATGTCCGGGCAGATGCACGAGCTGGTGGACGACTGTCCAAATCTGCAGGATCGCCTCAGCATGTCTGACTTTAACTCCTGCAACGTGATGGATGGCCACTGGCTGCTGTATGACCAGCCAAACTACAAGGGCAGAGTGTACTACCTGAGGCCAGGAGAGTACAGGAGGTACAGCGACTGGGGAGGCGTCAGCCCAAGAGTTGGTTCCATCAGAAGAATCACCGACTTTAACTGA
- the LOC113173151 gene encoding gamma-crystallin M2-like isoform X1 — MGKIIFYEDRNFQGRSHECSSDCADLHSYFNRCNSIRVESGCFMIYERPNYMGNQYYLRRGEYSDNQRMIGINDCVRSCRMIPQHRGSYRVRLYERFDMSGQMHELVDDCPNLQDRLSMSDFNSCNVMDGHWLLYDQPNYKGRVYYLRPGEYRRYSDWGGVSPRVGSIRRITDFN; from the exons ATGGGAAAG ATCATATTTTACGAAGACAGAAACTTCCAAGGGCGCTCTCATGAGTGCAGCAGCGACTGTGCCGACCTTCACTCCTACTTCAATAGGTGTAACTCCATCAGGGTGGAGAGTGGCTGCTTCATGATTTATGAGAGGCCCAACTACATGGGCAACCAGTACTACCTGAGGAGAGGGGAGTACTCTGATAACCAGCGCATGATTGGCATCAACGATTGTGTCAGATCTTGTCGCATGATCCCCCAG CACCGAGGCTCCTACAGGGTGAGGCTTTACGAACGCTTCGACATGTCCGGGCAGATGCACGAGCTGGTGGACGACTGTCCAAATCTGCAGGATCGCCTCAGCATGTCTGACTTTAACTCCTGCAACGTGATGGATGGCCACTGGCTGCTGTATGACCAGCCAAACTACAAGGGCAGAGTGTACTACCTGAGGCCAGGAGAGTACAGGAGGTACAGCGACTGGGGAGGCGTCAGCCCAAGAGTTGGTTCCATCAGAAGAATCACCGACTTTAACTGA
- the si:dkey-57a22.11 gene encoding shugoshin_C domain-containing protein isoform X2, translating into MLPVKTVTPLQTSKQTSAAASKIKNKILNTSSFFKVSLKTNNKALALALEAQKERSRQLEREIVNLQKQVEALCFELATRKYKDRKLLLVLKNLHSNTIQHFDIVADLFSDSDLCKPFKDNKSLFGAIFKENAPLSRLTQQVPPQPDTSAELLEVPPKNFEENTFSTQSGPRMTQDNTEDKKRHSSQHLQARLPGASRQSSSLRDEVERLSMIFSEPGFDMSYAPDPQNTQTPSDEKSSPCLTDDLRPPSDSVVGSETELGNKPEKTVLLNTTMEMTLSNAAEIMTVETQVKKTGRCGKMKSKKNKDQEASWSVVKDSDQVDSTDTAFQTDDRALEENTATESSIITHPSPKTLCKSVLTSRIPKLSLKSEAGNNQKKVKNKFKSRDPTKSKTESRDIFLPKSDDYFTDPDKDTTEEAVSKITCRRSRTKGRRMSSLSRKTFITLPTHERESSPSKLDPLHNEAEEVANAACQNQGLPGEFLICADEMTPGEVEHEGKLSSHARDMAKSGGSHSSRCRGTFVISVGTDSISSNSVSPVKDAVQQESVSGAGSNCEAEESSTLINGSIIRDFSELNPQRHSKRSFAEDAQSSCKRPWVATQDLKSFQEDLGSNENHGELLLDQDCSSDTEFQQTKKPRREETSRSSKKKAVRRGDEEGCDVIDDKKKKNRRNKDYKPKDESCSVQEPGDVSSLSGIGSERNEEYVEDLETVDSQPYIRGKDDIFEHLSDSKPTRSKSRMDLNPKPCRKKSKLHTSTETRNPRETFVVYRRKTQDRVSHNRTRTSPVSDVHSDDAVHQDLGDLLMDEMPPWLAIDVSTAETEAASLLASPTRETLGAAAVTEEPDAATTETTPASDSENGGRTRRRNGVVSYKEPPLNSKIRRGDKFTDSMFLSSPVFKDGKKKKRQKKAVKEPTLESSVLVD; encoded by the exons ATGTTACCTGTGAAGACAGTGACACCTTTACAAACTTCCAAGCAGacttcagctgcagcatcaaagATCAAAAATAAGATTCTCA acacctcctccttcttcaaAGTATCTTTGAAGACAAACAATAAGGCCTTAGCTCTTGCTTTGGAGGCCcagaaggagaggagcagacagctggagagagagattGTTAACCTGCAGAAACAAGTGGAGGCTCTGTGCTTTGAACTGGCCACCAGGAAATACAAAGACAGGAAACTG cTCCTCGTCTTGAAAAATCTCCATAGCAACACTATACAGCATTTTGACATAGTGGCTGACCTCTTCTCTGACAGT GATCTCTGCAAACCATTTAAAGATAACAAGAGCTTATTTGGTGCCATCTTTAAGGAAAATGCTCCACTTTCAAG ACTTACACAACAGGTACCTCCTCAGCCAGACACGTCAGCAGAATTGTTGGAAGTACCCCCAAAAAACTTTGAAGAGAACACATTCTCTACACAGAGTGGGCCCAGAATGACCCAAG ATAACACAGAGGATAAAAAGAGACATTCAAGTCAGCATCTACAAGCTCGTCTGCCAGGAGCATCCCGTCAATCCAGCAGCCTAAGGGATGAAGTAGAGAGGCTGTCGATGATATTCTCTGAGCCAGGGTTTGATATGAGCTATGCCCCCGATCCTCAGAACACTCAAACCCCCTCAGATGAAAAATCCAGTCCCTGTCTCACTGATGATTTGAGGCCTCCCAGTGACTCAGTTGTGGGCAGTGAGACAGAACTTGGAAACAAGCCAGAGAAGACTGTGCTTCTGAATACAACAATGGAGATGACGCTGAGTAATGCTGCTGAAATTATGACTGTAGAGACCCAGGTAAAAAAGACAGGCCGCTGTGGCAAAATGAAAAGCAAGAAGAATAAGGACCAGGAAGCATCTTGGTCAGTTGTGAAGGACTCAGATCAGGTTGATTCCACTGACACAGCGTTTCAGACTGATGACCGTGCACTAGAGGAAAATACAGCCACAGAATCATCAATTATCACACATCCTTCACCTAAAACATTGTGCAAGAGTGTTCTCACCTCACGCATTCCCAAACTGAGTCTGAAGTCTGAGGCTGGCAACAATCAGAAAAAAGTGAAGAACAAATTCAAATCCCGGGATCCAACCAAGTCAAAGACAGAGTCCCGTGACATATTCTTACCAAAATCTGATGATTATTTCACAGATCCTGATAAAGATACTACAGAAGAAGCAGTATCCAAAATCACATGTAGAAGGTCCAGGACTAAAGGCAGAAGGATGTCTTCACTCTCCAGGAAGACATTTATCACTTTACCAACTCATGAAAGGGAGAGCAGTCCTTCCAAGTTGGACCCGCTCCATAATGAAGCGGAAGAAGTAGCAAATGCAGCATGCCAGAATCAAGGACTGCCTGGAGAGTTCCTGATTTGTGCAGATGAAATGACGCCTGGAGAGGTAGAACATGAAGGAAAATTATCCTCTCATGCCCGTGACATGGCGAAATCTGGGGGAAGTCACAGTTCGAGATGCAGAGGGACATTTGTTATCTCAGTGGGCACAGACAGCATCTCATCAAACAGTGTGTCACCAGTAAAGGATGCTGTACAGCAAGAATCTGTTTCTGGAGCAGGATCCAACTGTGAGGCAGAAGAATCCTCAACACTCATCAATGGAAGTATCATACGTGACTTTTCGGAATTAAATCCACAGAGACATAGCAAGAGAAGCTTTGCTGAGGATGCACAGAGCTCCTGTAAGCGCCCCTGGGTGGCCACTCAGGATTTAAAGAGCTTTCAAGAGGACTTGGGTAGCAACGAGAACCATGGCGAATTGCTGCTCGACCAAGACTGCTCTTCAGACACAGAGTTTCAGCAAACTAAAAAACCCAGGAGAGAAGAAACGAGTCGATCCAGCAAGAAGAAAGCTGTGCGGAGGGGGGACGAGGAGGGCTGTGACGTTATAgatgacaagaaaaagaagaatagaagaaaCAAAGACTATAAACCCAAGGATGAATCATGTTCTGTTCAGGAGCCTGGTGATGTCTCATCTCTCTCTGGCATTGGTtcagaaagaaatgaagaatATGTAGAAGACTTAGAAACGGTTGACTCACAGCCTTACATCAGGGGAAAGGACGACATCTTTGAGCACTTATCTGATTCAAAACCCACCAGGTCAAAGTCCAGGATGGATTTGAATCCAAAACCGTGTAGAAAGAAATCCAAGCTCCACACATCTACAGAAACTAGAAATCCAAGAGAGACGTTTGTTGTCTATAGGCGGAAAACTCAAGACCGTGTTTCACATAATCGTACGAGGACATCTCCTGTGTCAGACGTCCACAGCGATGATGCTGTTCATCAGGACCTGGGAGACCTGCTGATGGATGAGATGCCGCCCTGGCTGGCCATAGATGTCAGCACTGCTGAAACTGAGGCGGCCTCTTTACTCGCTAGTCCAACCAGAGAGACGCTgggtgcagcagcagtgacCGAGGAGCCTGACGCTGCCACAACTGAAACCACTCCAG CCTCAGACAGTGAAAACGGTGGGAGAACCAGGAGGAGGAACGGTGTTGTCAGTTACAAGGAGCCGCCCCTCAACAG CAAAATCAGACGTGGAGATAAATTCACGGACAGCATGTTTCTGAGCTCCCCGGTGTTTAAGgatggaaagaagaagaagaggcagaaGAAGGCTGTGAAGGAGCCGACACTGGAAAGCTCTGTTCTTGTTGACtga